In Sorghum bicolor cultivar BTx623 chromosome 10, Sorghum_bicolor_NCBIv3, whole genome shotgun sequence, one genomic interval encodes:
- the LOC110431356 gene encoding uncharacterized protein LOC110431356, with translation MPRRGKSSKPSYGRTTGSPYIHKPLPSGVPVPMCFCGDPCKVEISEDEETYRQRYWMCSNFAWEPTPKQRRSNFITPPPLCDFEQWIDTEVKESDKRLLQGLKEWDAERAEILEKRRREEAQKREHKEEEERRRVAAAREEREKKLERVGRAKAAIDENPDAQRKGKWPRCTQ, from the exons ATGCCACGTCGTGGAAAAAGTAGCAAACCAAG CTATGGCCGGACGACCGGTAGTCCGTACATCCACAAGCCGCTTCCTAGCGGTGTTCCAGTACCTATGTGCTTTTGTGGTGATCCTTGCAAGGTAGAAATTTCGGAAGACGAGGAAACCTATCGGCAGAGGTATTGGATGTGTTCGAATTTTGCCTGGGAGCCTACGCCAAAACAACGCCGCAGTAACTTTATT ACCCCTCCACCATTGTGTGATTTTGAGCAGTGGATCGACACTGAGGTTAAGGAGTCCGACAAGCGGCTTCTACAAGGCCTAAAGGAGTGGGATGCAGAGCGTGCAGAGATATTAGAGAAGAGACGTAGAGAGGAGGCTCAAAAGAGGGAGcacaaggaagaggaggaaagaAGACGTGTTGCTGCGGCTCGGGAGGAGAGGGAAAAGAAGCTTGAGCGTGTGGGGCGAGCGAAGGCAGCGATTGATGAGAATCCAGATGCCCAGAGGAAGGGAAAGTGGCCTCGTTGCACTCAGTAG